In Moorena sp. SIOASIH, the following proteins share a genomic window:
- a CDS encoding ABC transporter ATP-binding protein, producing the protein MISSTERDVGDKSQDSEVILSVNGVSKKFCRDLKRSLLYGVHDIATELVGLREKDEKLRKKEFWALNDVSIQLRRGEAIGLVGTNGSGKSTLLRIISGLIKPDVGSVEVKGRLAPLIALGAGFNPILTGRENIYANMSILGLSKEEIDQRFDQVVEFAQIGDAIDSPVQTYSSGMAARLGFASAIHTEPDILLIDEVLAVGDLLFRMKCYRKLSELRDKGTTFVLVAHNPNSILSICDSAIYLQRGKLLAVGKASVVMQKYDEDLFLDNKQESQGAVFFQEKPPEESTGLDIIGVYFRDGEGNRIEYPLSGQPLYLCVKCKAHTEISHGILCIMIREISGEGEPLLNLDSNLDNTILKISNGLVELQLEMPYLGLRPGSYSSRVWFKRPPKYIYDHVSLSFKVKSNSLMTQCQFYQPRKWKALPQ; encoded by the coding sequence ATGATTAGTAGCACTGAGCGAGACGTTGGGGACAAATCCCAGGATAGTGAAGTCATTCTCTCGGTTAATGGGGTTTCTAAAAAGTTTTGTCGGGACTTGAAGCGGTCTTTATTATATGGGGTACATGATATTGCCACTGAGTTAGTAGGATTGAGGGAGAAGGATGAGAAGCTGCGGAAAAAGGAGTTTTGGGCACTGAATGATGTCAGTATTCAATTGCGACGAGGAGAAGCTATTGGCTTAGTGGGGACAAATGGTAGTGGTAAATCGACATTGTTGCGGATTATTAGTGGTTTGATTAAGCCGGATGTTGGCTCTGTGGAAGTTAAAGGTCGGTTGGCACCATTGATTGCTTTGGGAGCAGGGTTTAATCCGATTTTGACAGGGCGGGAAAATATTTATGCCAATATGTCGATTTTGGGGTTGTCGAAGGAAGAAATTGATCAGCGGTTTGATCAAGTTGTAGAGTTTGCGCAAATTGGGGATGCGATTGATTCGCCGGTACAAACCTATAGTTCTGGAATGGCAGCAAGGTTAGGCTTCGCTAGTGCAATTCATACAGAACCAGATATTCTTCTGATTGATGAGGTGCTAGCAGTCGGCGATCTTCTGTTTAGGATGAAATGCTATAGAAAGCTGTCTGAATTACGTGATAAAGGTACAACGTTTGTTCTAGTAGCTCACAATCCTAATTCTATTCTATCTATTTGTGATTCAGCAATTTATCTTCAACGAGGAAAATTACTAGCAGTTGGTAAGGCGTCTGTGGTAATGCAAAAATATGATGAAGATTTGTTCCTAGATAACAAACAGGAATCACAGGGAGCTGTTTTTTTTCAAGAAAAACCACCAGAAGAAAGCACTGGTTTAGATATTATTGGCGTTTACTTTAGAGATGGAGAAGGAAATAGGATTGAATATCCTCTGAGTGGTCAACCTTTATACTTGTGTGTTAAGTGCAAAGCTCACACAGAAATTTCTCATGGCATTCTTTGTATTATGATTAGAGAAATTTCTGGAGAAGGGGAACCATTATTAAACCTGGATAGTAACCTAGACAACACAATCTTAAAAATTTCTAATGGACTAGTTGAACTTCAGTTAGAAATGCCTTATCTTGGATTAAGACCTGGTTCTTACTCTAGTAGAGTCTGGTTCAAAAGGCCACCTAAGTATATCTACGATCACGTATCATTATCCTTCAAAGTTAAAAGCAATTCATTAATGACACAATGTCAATTTTATCAACCTAGAAAATGGAAAGCATTACCCCAATAG
- a CDS encoding acyltransferase, which translates to MYNLFKLIRNLRNNYKKKVREKYYRKNLGNLGEDCYIAQSVIKNNLSKFFLGNRVIVENNVTLQCNLEDSAIHIGDRSIIRSSAMLISAQGKIKIGSDCSVNPFCFLYGAGDLIIGNWVRIATHTVIVTSNYTFDDLDTPIDLQPSIKKGVIIEDDVWIGAGVRILDGCRIGRGSVIGAGTVLTKSVEPYSVVVGVPGKVIRKRGEPKESKQDQVFSKTSQSHIDLPNQIITNK; encoded by the coding sequence ATGTATAACTTATTTAAGTTAATTCGTAATTTACGGAATAACTATAAAAAAAAAGTCAGAGAAAAATATTACCGTAAAAACCTGGGAAATCTTGGGGAAGACTGTTATATAGCCCAAAGCGTAATCAAAAATAATTTAAGTAAATTTTTTCTTGGAAATCGAGTTATTGTAGAAAATAATGTAACTCTTCAATGTAATTTGGAAGACTCTGCTATTCATATTGGCGATCGCTCAATTATCCGAAGTTCAGCAATGCTCATATCTGCACAGGGTAAGATAAAAATTGGTAGTGACTGTAGTGTCAACCCTTTCTGTTTTCTTTATGGTGCAGGTGACTTAATTATAGGAAACTGGGTCAGAATCGCTACCCATACTGTAATTGTTACTTCAAACTATACCTTTGATGATCTTGATACGCCTATCGACCTTCAACCGTCTATTAAGAAAGGTGTCATTATAGAAGATGATGTTTGGATAGGGGCGGGAGTAAGAATCCTTGATGGTTGCAGAATAGGTAGAGGTTCTGTCATCGGTGCTGGGACAGTTTTAACCAAGAGTGTTGAGCCTTACTCCGTAGTTGTAGGAGTACCAGGCAAGGTTATTCGTAAACGTGGTGAACCTAAAGAGAGTAAACAGGATCAAGTTTTTTCCAAGACTAGTCAAAGTCACATAGATTTACCTAATCAAATTATTACTAATAAATAA
- a CDS encoding glycosyltransferase yields MKNQERVRVFIGSGEASLLERKVSIYSLRKHSHRELDIYVFNGTHNAIELNDDPPYLAPMSLRLKYRNTTEFSLYRYLIPQLCNYQGKAIYIDSDTICLTDIGELLDTSLNGCDFLAKRAYSSEAKDLWGLSVMLIDCQKCKFDLETYYDEIEQGLYSYPDFARMSPAFLAHHHYQIGELDPLWNVFDYYDKDTKLIHYTNLYTQPWKYTNHPYGELWFQYFNEARECGYITQNDIDLSLIRSYVRRDLLEGNFSTMAREIASLKRTIKSVKKSCF; encoded by the coding sequence ATGAAAAATCAAGAGCGTGTGCGAGTATTTATCGGATCTGGCGAAGCGAGTCTACTGGAGAGGAAAGTCTCAATTTACTCTCTTCGTAAACATAGCCATAGGGAACTGGATATTTATGTTTTCAATGGCACCCACAATGCTATTGAACTTAATGATGATCCGCCTTATCTCGCTCCCATGTCCTTAAGACTTAAATATCGGAATACAACTGAGTTTAGTCTCTATCGATATTTGATTCCACAGCTCTGTAACTATCAAGGTAAAGCTATTTATATTGACTCAGATACTATCTGTTTGACTGATATTGGTGAACTATTAGACACATCTTTGAATGGCTGTGATTTCCTGGCAAAAAGAGCTTATAGCAGTGAAGCTAAAGACCTTTGGGGCTTGAGCGTAATGCTGATCGATTGTCAAAAATGCAAATTTGATTTAGAAACCTACTACGACGAAATTGAGCAAGGTCTGTATTCTTACCCTGACTTTGCCCGTATGAGTCCTGCTTTTCTTGCTCATCACCATTACCAGATCGGAGAACTAGACCCCCTTTGGAATGTCTTTGATTACTATGACAAAGATACGAAATTAATCCACTATACGAACCTCTACACTCAACCCTGGAAGTATACCAATCATCCCTATGGAGAGCTATGGTTTCAGTACTTTAACGAAGCTAGGGAGTGCGGTTATATAACCCAAAATGATATTGATTTAAGCCTTATTCGTTCCTACGTCAGGCGTGATTTACTAGAGGGAAATTTCTCAACCATGGCTCGGGAAATAGCTTCTTTAAAAAGGACGATTAAATCCGTTAAAAAGAGTTGTTTTTAA
- a CDS encoding KpsF/GutQ family sugar-phosphate isomerase, producing MDKTCFSQVVERLKIEADAITLAANRLQPQEVEQAVELLANCQGKVVLVGVGKSGIVGRKIAATLTSTGTLATYLHPGDAMHGDLGSVTCSDVVVTLSNSGETDELVAVMPYLKRRQLPIIAIVGNLNSTLARNADVVLDASVDQEVCPFNLAPTTSTTVALAIGDALAMTLMPLKGLTPEDFALNHPAGRLGKRLTLRVADLMHKDQDNPVISPQASWIEIVGAITKGSLGAVNVVDDRGELFGIITDGDLRRSIAKIKPTELEHLKAVAIMTPNPVMVQPDQLAYDALQLMENRNSQISVLPVVDKHKRCIGLLRLHDIAQSGIL from the coding sequence ATGGACAAAACTTGCTTTTCACAGGTTGTTGAAAGGCTCAAAATAGAAGCTGATGCGATTACTCTAGCTGCCAATCGACTTCAACCTCAAGAAGTTGAGCAAGCTGTTGAGCTTTTAGCTAATTGTCAAGGTAAGGTGGTATTGGTCGGAGTTGGCAAGTCAGGAATTGTAGGGCGTAAAATTGCTGCTACCTTAACGAGTACGGGGACTCTAGCAACCTATCTACATCCAGGGGATGCTATGCACGGTGACTTAGGGAGCGTCACCTGTTCAGATGTGGTTGTGACTTTGAGCAACAGTGGTGAAACCGATGAGCTTGTGGCTGTAATGCCTTACCTCAAGCGTCGGCAATTACCGATTATTGCGATTGTGGGCAACCTGAACTCTACTCTTGCTCGCAATGCAGATGTTGTGCTTGATGCTTCCGTTGATCAAGAAGTGTGTCCTTTTAATCTTGCTCCAACTACCAGCACAACGGTTGCTCTGGCAATTGGAGATGCTTTGGCAATGACACTAATGCCACTTAAGGGGCTAACGCCAGAAGATTTTGCTCTGAATCATCCGGCAGGACGTTTGGGTAAGCGCCTGACTTTGAGAGTTGCAGACTTAATGCACAAAGACCAAGACAACCCTGTGATTTCCCCTCAAGCCAGCTGGATTGAAATTGTTGGTGCTATCACTAAAGGCAGTTTGGGAGCAGTCAATGTAGTTGACGATAGGGGTGAACTTTTCGGAATTATTACTGACGGTGATTTACGACGTTCAATTGCCAAAATCAAGCCAACTGAGCTAGAACACCTTAAGGCAGTAGCAATTATGACTCCCAATCCGGTAATGGTTCAACCAGACCAACTGGCTTACGATGCCTTACAGCTTATGGAAAATCGGAATTCTCAAATCTCCGTGTTGCCGGTGGTGGATAAACACAAACGCTGTATTGGCTTACTTCGACTTCATGACATTGCTCAAAGTGGTATACTTTGA
- a CDS encoding carbohydrate-binding protein, with amino-acid sequence MNSVRIEAEDYNQGGQGVAYYDLDPGNNGGEYRFEDVDISYSGDVDGTPLVGWIESGEWLTYEVTIPSSGTYQLEARVASALNGNHSFQVSLDGEQANVNLGNTGGWRTWQTIESSEVLSLSAGTYQLRLDVLSGGFNINYIDLIPVSPSVTPTPEVGNGNNGGTDNNTSNQGNGDTITDVQTNGSTVRIEAEDYNQGGQGVAYYDRDPGNNGGEYRFEDVDISYSGDVDGTPLVGWIESGEWLTYEVTIPSSGTYQLEARVASALNGNHSFQVSLDGEQANVNLGNTGGWRTWQTIESSEVLSLSAGTYQLRLDVLSGGFNINYIDLIPVSPSVTPTPEVGNGNNGGTDNNTSNQGNGDTITDVQTNGSTVRIEAEDYNQGGQGVAYYDRDPGNNGGEYRFEDVDISYSGDVDGTPLVGWIESGEWLTYEVTIPSSGTYQLEARVASALNGNHSFQVSLDGEQANVNLGNTGGWRTWQTIESSEVLSLSAGTYQLRLDVLSGGFNINYIDLIPVSPSVTPTPEAEPELDPPTVNFGNVINGGTGDNTFNGGNGIDTITYVQANGSIIANLETDIVTHKFATSPDTPFKIMPLGDSNTFGLPGRDWGDTAAYRDDLWNLLVDDSFNIDFVGPRSTGPDGFDKDNAGFGGWRIRDIANNVNGWLNTYQPDMVLLMIGTNDILKGDDISNAPLRLSNLIDQITNQLPNTELLVSSIPPLGTNPEQPDSDFIPTPAQQQQGIDFNLSIPDIVSDKVEEDKNVTFVDVYSALVPSDLPDGVHPNVEGYGKVADVWYNSILNTNSGEDTLNDIENMIGSPYDDILIGDGDVNIINGGGGNDLLTGGASDDIFVLAPGEGTKTITDFVVGEDWLALSGGLRWEQLTITQGTGSNTNDTWIINGGEQLALLNRVQATTITSDSFTLV; translated from the coding sequence ATGAACTCTGTTCGCATCGAAGCAGAAGACTACAATCAAGGTGGTCAAGGGGTAGCTTATTACGATCTTGACCCTGGTAATAATGGTGGAGAGTATCGCTTTGAGGATGTGGATATTTCTTACAGCGGCGATGTAGATGGCACGCCGCTGGTGGGTTGGATTGAGTCAGGAGAATGGCTGACCTATGAGGTCACCATTCCCAGTTCCGGGACTTATCAACTCGAAGCTCGTGTGGCTTCTGCACTCAATGGCAATCATAGCTTCCAAGTCAGTCTAGACGGAGAACAGGCCAATGTGAATTTGGGCAACACTGGTGGCTGGAGAACTTGGCAGACCATCGAGTCTTCCGAAGTGCTCAGCCTCAGTGCCGGGACTTATCAATTGCGCCTGGATGTACTGAGTGGGGGCTTCAACATCAACTACATTGATTTGATTCCGGTCTCACCATCTGTGACTCCAACTCCTGAGGTCGGCAACGGCAATAATGGTGGTACAGATAACAACACCTCTAATCAGGGCAACGGAGATACTATAACTGATGTTCAGACAAACGGCTCTACTGTTCGCATCGAAGCAGAAGACTACAATCAAGGTGGTCAAGGGGTAGCTTATTACGATCGTGACCCTGGCAACAATGGTGGAGAGTATCGCTTTGAGGATGTGGATATTTCTTACAGCGGCGATGTAGATGGCACGCCGCTGGTGGGTTGGATTGAGTCAGGAGAATGGCTGACCTATGAGGTCACCATTCCCAGTTCCGGGACTTATCAACTCGAAGCTCGTGTGGCTTCTGCACTCAATGGCAATCATAGCTTCCAAGTCAGTCTAGACGGAGAACAGGCCAATGTGAATTTGGGCAACACTGGTGGCTGGAGAACTTGGCAGACCATCGAGTCTTCCGAAGTGCTCAGCCTCAGTGCCGGGACTTATCAATTGCGCCTGGATGTACTGAGTGGGGGCTTCAACATCAACTACATTGATTTGATTCCGGTCTCACCATCTGTGACTCCAACTCCTGAGGTCGGCAACGGCAATAATGGTGGTACAGATAACAACACCTCTAATCAGGGCAACGGAGATACTATAACTGATGTTCAGACAAACGGCTCTACTGTTCGCATCGAAGCAGAAGACTACAATCAAGGTGGTCAAGGGGTAGCTTATTACGATCGTGACCCTGGCAACAATGGTGGAGAGTATCGCTTTGAGGATGTGGATATTTCTTACAGCGGCGATGTAGATGGCACGCCGCTGGTGGGTTGGATTGAGTCAGGAGAATGGCTGACCTATGAGGTCACCATTCCCAGTTCCGGGACTTATCAACTCGAAGCTCGTGTGGCTTCTGCACTCAATGGCAATCATAGCTTCCAAGTCAGTCTAGACGGAGAACAGGCCAATGTGAATTTGGGCAACACTGGTGGCTGGAGAACTTGGCAGACCATCGAGTCTTCCGAAGTGCTCAGCCTCAGTGCCGGGACTTATCAATTGCGCCTGGATGTACTGAGTGGGGGCTTCAACATCAACTACATTGATTTGATTCCGGTCTCACCATCTGTGACCCCAACTCCTGAGGCTGAGCCTGAACTAGACCCACCAACTGTCAACTTCGGTAACGTAATTAATGGTGGTACAGGTGACAACACGTTTAATGGGGGCAACGGAATTGATACTATAACTTATGTTCAGGCAAACGGCTCTATCATTGCCAACCTGGAAACTGATATCGTCACTCACAAATTTGCCACTTCACCTGACACGCCGTTTAAGATTATGCCCCTAGGTGATTCCAACACCTTCGGCTTGCCTGGTCGGGATTGGGGAGATACAGCAGCTTACCGTGATGATTTGTGGAATTTATTAGTCGATGATAGTTTCAACATAGATTTTGTTGGCCCCCGGTCTACTGGACCCGATGGCTTTGATAAAGACAATGCGGGATTTGGGGGATGGAGAATTCGTGATATTGCCAATAATGTTAATGGTTGGTTAAACACTTATCAGCCAGATATGGTGCTGTTAATGATCGGCACCAATGACATACTCAAAGGTGACGATATTAGCAATGCACCATTACGGCTTAGTAATCTCATTGATCAGATTACTAATCAGTTACCAAATACAGAGCTTTTGGTAAGCTCAATCCCACCACTTGGTACAAATCCAGAGCAACCGGACAGTGATTTTATTCCAACTCCAGCACAACAACAGCAGGGCATAGATTTTAATTTATCTATACCCGATATTGTCAGTGACAAGGTCGAGGAAGACAAAAACGTAACTTTTGTCGATGTTTACAGTGCCTTAGTGCCCAGTGATTTGCCAGATGGTGTTCACCCAAATGTAGAAGGTTATGGAAAGGTTGCTGATGTTTGGTACAACAGCATTCTGAATACTAATAGTGGTGAAGATACTCTTAATGATATTGAAAACATGATTGGCTCACCTTATGACGATATTTTAATAGGTGATGGAGATGTCAATATCATTAATGGTGGTGGTGGTAATGACCTACTAACTGGAGGTGCTAGTGACGACATATTTGTCTTAGCCCCAGGAGAGGGAACTAAGACCATTACTGATTTTGTAGTTGGTGAAGATTGGCTGGCACTATCTGGTGGTTTAAGGTGGGAGCAGCTGACAATCACTCAAGGTACTGGTTCCAATACCAATGATACCTGGATTATCAATGGTGGTGAACAGTTAGCTTTACTAAATCGGGTGCAAGCAACAACTATCACGTCTGATTCTTTCACCCTGGTTTAG
- the kdsB gene encoding 3-deoxy-manno-octulosonate cytidylyltransferase yields MNILAVIPARYDSTRFPGKPLAMIGDRPMVQRVYEAAKRCPDFTKVVVATDSELVADCVAQFGGEVEMTRSDHATGTDRVAEVAQRYPEMTAIANVQGDQPFVTAQMLTQLVSPYLKGEFPAMTTLACPLDMATNYQDPNSVKVVCDRKSHALYFSRAPIPYFRNSGDAPVFHHLGLYAFERDFLSKYAQLSPTLLEECEGLEQLRVLEHGFAIRVCLTERGVLEINTPEDLVQAQALIMAPTA; encoded by the coding sequence ATGAATATTCTTGCCGTTATTCCTGCTCGCTATGATTCAACTCGTTTTCCTGGCAAACCCTTGGCAATGATTGGCGATCGCCCAATGGTGCAGAGGGTTTATGAAGCAGCTAAACGTTGTCCTGATTTCACTAAGGTGGTAGTTGCCACTGACTCTGAATTAGTTGCGGATTGTGTGGCGCAGTTTGGGGGAGAGGTAGAAATGACTCGCTCAGACCATGCTACTGGTACTGACCGGGTTGCAGAAGTAGCTCAACGTTATCCGGAAATGACGGCAATAGCCAATGTCCAAGGAGACCAACCTTTTGTTACGGCTCAGATGCTGACCCAGCTGGTAAGTCCCTATCTCAAAGGGGAGTTTCCTGCAATGACGACTCTTGCTTGTCCTCTGGATATGGCAACAAACTATCAAGACCCTAACTCAGTCAAGGTCGTATGCGATCGCAAAAGTCACGCCCTCTACTTTTCCCGCGCTCCCATTCCTTACTTCCGTAATTCTGGAGATGCACCTGTATTTCACCATCTTGGACTCTATGCTTTTGAGCGAGATTTCCTGAGCAAATATGCTCAACTTTCACCCACACTCCTAGAGGAGTGTGAAGGCTTAGAGCAGTTGCGAGTACTGGAACATGGATTTGCGATTCGGGTGTGTCTTACTGAAAGGGGAGTTTTGGAGATTAATACCCCTGAGGATTTAGTGCAGGCTCAAGCCTTGATTATGGCACCAACTGCATAG
- a CDS encoding glycosyltransferase — MIKELRIISGPVSISQFNLNRLGENDPQILTACPNPPPEAVKAGKAIPVPMGEFSIDIILDKLPSDFYPDLVQMSARNMHFMPRELDKLTCPKVMKIGDTFHWGDGSLSGIIRYCQSFDCDYHWVYQGVQHLHFFVEAGLKNVFWLPGTPVIDHYVPQKKEAKSYNIIFRGSQSSLHVYRSNLLKFLQDNGVKIDISRKPYVESLEDYSKSRIVLNCGLNGDTNRRIFEVIMAGGFLLTDRLSPQSGLFSLFEEGVHLECYDSENELLDKIEFYLKHPEQAEKIAIAGHQKLIDCYSQQAIQQKFYRYILQGEIEPPFRLEHDTRVLHINQPIEEKKFVIRLKMYELIQEIHRLNSRIKLLYWKGRNKELLSDLADLPRLDITYANTTEALADVKTWCSKVEVKNQVQLQSLPLELTGGKQFQMVMVDLPDTLLSIKELLLEIEPQLPESGFLLVVGKATIFTKVMLSILARWSGLLPIRICAANSHHQLGVEACLVYQKLTRPSQAHLVKSTPKLFVPKLSFKAKVSQVLSSLPLVNWIKTLIRNSVLIKN, encoded by the coding sequence ATGATTAAGGAACTACGTATTATTTCTGGTCCTGTATCAATTTCTCAGTTCAATCTGAATCGATTAGGAGAAAATGACCCTCAAATATTAACTGCTTGCCCTAATCCACCGCCAGAGGCTGTAAAGGCAGGTAAAGCTATTCCCGTCCCAATGGGAGAATTCTCTATTGATATTATTTTAGATAAATTACCCAGTGATTTTTATCCTGATCTAGTGCAGATGTCTGCCAGGAATATGCACTTCATGCCGCGAGAACTTGATAAATTAACATGTCCAAAAGTCATGAAAATTGGGGATACTTTTCACTGGGGTGATGGGTCTCTAAGTGGGATAATTAGATACTGCCAAAGCTTTGACTGTGATTACCATTGGGTCTATCAGGGGGTTCAACATTTACATTTCTTTGTGGAAGCAGGTCTGAAAAATGTCTTCTGGTTACCAGGAACTCCTGTCATTGACCACTATGTTCCTCAGAAAAAGGAAGCGAAATCCTACAATATTATTTTCCGAGGTTCTCAGTCATCACTGCACGTCTACCGCAGCAACCTACTAAAGTTCCTGCAGGATAATGGCGTCAAAATTGATATCAGTCGCAAACCATATGTTGAATCATTAGAGGACTACAGTAAGTCCCGGATAGTATTGAATTGTGGTTTGAATGGAGATACAAATCGCCGGATTTTTGAAGTAATCATGGCAGGAGGTTTCCTACTAACAGACCGTCTCAGTCCTCAGTCAGGTTTATTTTCTCTATTTGAAGAAGGGGTTCACCTAGAGTGCTATGATAGTGAAAATGAGCTGCTGGATAAAATTGAGTTTTATCTAAAGCATCCTGAGCAAGCAGAAAAAATTGCTATAGCAGGTCATCAAAAGCTGATAGATTGCTACAGTCAACAAGCAATACAGCAAAAGTTCTACCGCTACATCTTACAGGGTGAGATTGAGCCGCCTTTCCGTTTAGAACATGACACACGGGTGCTGCACATTAATCAGCCGATAGAGGAAAAAAAATTTGTCATTCGTTTAAAAATGTACGAGCTGATTCAAGAAATCCATCGGCTTAACTCTCGAATCAAACTTCTCTACTGGAAAGGTAGAAATAAAGAGCTGCTGTCGGATTTAGCAGACTTGCCACGGTTAGATATTACTTATGCTAATACTACAGAAGCTTTAGCAGATGTCAAAACTTGGTGCTCCAAGGTTGAGGTTAAAAACCAGGTTCAGCTACAAAGTCTGCCTTTAGAGCTGACAGGGGGCAAACAATTTCAGATGGTAATGGTGGATTTGCCGGATACGCTGCTATCTATCAAGGAGCTTCTGTTAGAGATTGAACCACAACTCCCTGAATCGGGATTTTTATTAGTGGTAGGAAAAGCTACAATTTTCACAAAAGTAATGTTAAGCATACTAGCAAGATGGTCTGGTTTATTACCGATCAGAATTTGTGCAGCTAATTCCCACCATCAGTTAGGAGTAGAAGCCTGTTTGGTTTACCAAAAACTGACTAGACCTTCTCAAGCTCACTTAGTAAAGTCTACACCAAAACTGTTTGTAC